The proteins below are encoded in one region of Telopea speciosissima isolate NSW1024214 ecotype Mountain lineage chromosome 10, Tspe_v1, whole genome shotgun sequence:
- the LOC122643392 gene encoding uncharacterized protein LOC122643392, translating to MLDICNLMELEAHGPLHTWSNRRVGSANIKIKLDHAFSNQEWRKFFIDVVVIVRPLIESDHLPILVETTGGKPTGKRPFWFERSIQEYPREIEKCLRELEILQDCPPSTSNQAQMKEIEDLLKVEYQREEMHWHQKSRIHWLTSGDRNTRFFHASTLQRRHRNKILKLRTLTGKWTESEREVITEISNHYKDIFTSKQIDNEVLQMVLLTISPLVDNATNEMLCRIADNDEIKQTVFAMASLKSLWPDGLPPTFF from the exons ATGCTGGATATATGCAACCTTATGGAGCTGGAGGCTCATGGGCCTTTACACACCTGGAGTAATAGGAGAGTAGGGAGTGCTAATATAAAGATTAAGCTCGATCATGCCTTCTCTAATCAAGAATGGAGGAAGTTTTTCATTGATGTTGTAGTAATAGTGCGCCCTTTAATTGAGTCAGATCATCTACCAATTTTAGTGGAAACGACGGGGGGTAAACCAACCGGGAAGCGCCCTTTCTGGTTCGAAA GAAGCATTCAAGAATATCCACGTGAAATTGAGAAGTGCCTTAGAGAATTGGAGATCTTGCAGGATTGCCCACCATCCACTTCAAATCAAGCCCAAATGAAGGAGATTGAGGACCTACTCAAAGTAGAATATCAGAGGGAGGAAATGCACTGGCATCAGAAGTCAAGGATACATTGGCTAACCAGTGGAGATCGCAACACGAGATTCTTCCATGCTTCCACTCTCCAAAGGCGGCATAGAAACAAGATCCTTAAGCTCAGAACTTTGACTGGGAAGTGGACAGAATCAGAAAGGGAAGTAATTACTGAAATCAGCAACCATTATAAGGATATTTTCACATCGAAGCAAATTGATAATGAAGTTCTGCAGATGGTGCTGCTGACTATAAGCCCATTAGTGGACAACGCAACAAATGAGATGCTTTGTAGAATCGCAGACAATGATGAGATTAAGCAAACAGTGTTTGCCATGGCATCTCTCAAATCTCTGTGGCCAGACGGGCTCCCTCCAACGTTCTTCTAG